The Montipora foliosa isolate CH-2021 chromosome 1, ASM3666993v2, whole genome shotgun sequence DNA segment AATTACTGCTGGTCACTTTGCCTCTTGGGAAAGATACCTGAGGATGTTAATAAAGAGATGGAACGAATCGTCATCGTGTTGGGCAAGTTAGCATTGCCCTTCTACAGCGAAGAGTCGGATGAACGGCACCGTTTTACTATTATAAAGGGATGTTTGGAAAAATTTGGTGTAACGCCTACAGAACTGACATACATAAAGGATCTAACGATCAAGCTCCCTTATGTTCAGCACCTTCAGTATGAACCGAATATGGAAACAGGCAAAATATTCACTTTTAAGACACGTGCATTTTCCCGTGGAGAAAGCTTCTTGTGTTCACTACACTTTGATTTGGTAGAAAGTGAAAATGCAGCTGATTACGCGCTTAGATTTGcagagaaaatgaaagagaCAAAGGACGAATGGATTGGGGAAGATGCAACTGATAAAGTGATGGTATTAAAATTGATTCATGATGTACGTTGCATTACTTGGAAGACCGTTAAAAATCTTCACATAGATGCGGAAGACGAAGACTTGCTAGAAACGCTTAAGGACATTAGGGAACGCAAAAAGGTACCAGTTTTTCTTAATGAACGAGAGATGGCAAAGGGAATCATTAAGCGTTTTAAACAACAGcttgaatttgattttgaaaattACGGTTACAAGGACTTTAAAATTCTCAAAACCATACTCAGTCAACTTCAAAATGATCTTAAACAGTCGAATATTCCAGAGTTTGCAAATGATGAATTGCCTTCGTTTCGCGTACGGGTATTTTCGAGTGGCGTCTGATCACCTACGTCTACAATCGAGTCGCAGCCTACGCCCAGTAGCGCTTATGGCCGTGAGGGAATGCAAAACAGTACCACAGTTCCTTTTTCAACAAGAGGTGGTAAAGAGCGTCATTACACGTTTTCAACAGGATCGTGAATTGCGTTTTGAGGGTCCGGTTATAAGAactttaaatttcttaaaaacAAACTCAATCATCTTCAATGTAGTTTTTAATAAAGGTTTGCAAATACCCGAGTTTGCAAACATTGAGTGACTGTGTAAATGCAGTGTTAGAAAATCATTAGTGGGAACATTTAAATTAATAGTGTTAATGAGAatattgaaaatcaaaacaactaTAAAAGTTAAGCAAGCTTATTTGAGAACAATCACACAGGTTTTTGttgaagcaaaaaaaataacttgggtACACATTTCAatacaacaaaaatat contains these protein-coding regions:
- the LOC137991926 gene encoding uncharacterized protein isoform X1; translation: MENSTESNSTTSNALKDLTFAYYIISLVLQFLAFCAGTLYVLRRDYRYREEERLQEWRKFSEELSLKYIDMMRDKVIQRLQHANESLKVQISPDVNGLHVLRYMINDEDRFPNAHAIEDGRSGFPGVEKTFKPTALGKLRHDLRSVFVLLNYCWSLCLLGKIPEDVNKEMERIVIVLGKLALPFYSEESDERHRFTIIKGCLEKFGVTPTELTYIKDLTIKLPYVQHLQYEPNMETGKIFTFKTRAFSRGESFLCSLHFDLVESENAADYALRFAEKMKETKDEWIGEDATDKVMVLKLIHDVRCITWKTVKNLHIDAEDEDLLETLKDIRERKKVPVFLNEREMAKGIIKRFKQQLEFDFENYGYKDFKILKTILSQLQNDLKQSNIPEFANDELPSFRVRVFSSGV
- the LOC137991926 gene encoding uncharacterized protein isoform X2; its protein translation is MENSTESNSTTSNALKDLTFAYYIISLVLQFLAFCAGTLYVLRRDYRYREEERLQEWRKFSEELSLKYIDMMRDKVIQRLQHANESLKVQISPDVNGLHVLRYMINDEDRFPNAHAIEDGRSGFPGVEKTFKPTALGKLRHDLRSVFVLLNYCWSLCLLGKIPEDVNKEMERIVIVLGKLALPFYSEESDERHRFTIIKGCLEKFGVTPTELTYIKDLTIKLPYVQHLQYEPNMETGKIFTFKTRAFSRGESFLCSLHFDLVESENAADYALRFAEKMKETKDEWIGEDATDKVMVLKLIHDVRCITWKTVKNLHIDAEDEDLLETLKDIRERKKENCA